One part of the Lachnospiraceae bacterium JLR.KK002 genome encodes these proteins:
- a CDS encoding response regulator, giving the protein MRRRKRSLQGMAYVFVLLAAVIVLFRWFTTQNSRRMIERNKNYAADSARMTADKVDEKLNNARSLITAYAYFLEESLQDPVVSSEMLKKIEDNSSHLFNALIYTDAEGKDHSSDGRVADVTDRDFYQNGIQGKSGMDIIFDPYLFGEPMACFYAPVYYYGEIIGVLRGAFLAEENLKEMLKTTYFGEEAWVYLCMPDGSVIASSDDREYQGDVLDILMEENVIDRKAAEDARKVFMENGEGAFVCDDECRTDNICVVYLPESEYVLVQTFPKTVTQAMIDDENLVGIQLETCLIIMFAVYIVALFFRSRREQKLLKQENQEMGYIIQGINTLFPRFVMVDFEKDTYFYLAGSRPEDSNMASRGAYRDFYEYLYAALTEENERQEFAEFMDRESMIQALMRHEDLRYECQVLKDGRTEWEHINVVCLERKEGRAVRVLFSRQNITEVKEKELFIQAEMSLANRKERQYRIAITSNALCTFDFNLTRDLVEHDIIRTINGNRISMLKKAGLEAPCKASECFACWRKFVLPESLENYDTMTNQEYLKERFARGEGEVDVEYWEQDPTGAQICVRQSFLMVQDDDTGDIMVMVVTKDITESEKKQREQTQALQDALMQAQHANRAKTTFLSNMSHDIRTPMNAIIGFATIALSHINSKEQVHDSLQKVLSSSNHLLSLINDILDMSRIESGKVQIKEQECNISEMMHNLVNIIQPQVKAKQLDLFIDTFEVVNEDVIADSLKMNQVFINLLSNAVKYTPAGGSISFRITQKSTFRHGYGDYIFTIKDNGIGMAPEFVEHIFEPFEREVSATQSGIQGTGLGMAITKNIVEMMNGTIHVESEVGHGSTFTVEFTLKLQDVEKDAERIKDLEGLRALVVDDDINTCDSVSKMLKEIGMRAEWTTSGREAIYRAGSASEEGDAYHTYIIDWQMPETSGLETARRIRSVVGDDVPIIILTAYDWTDIEEEAIKAGVTAFCAKPLFMSDLKSALLSANSLNEKEEEVAAWTLADFSGKRVLLVDDIELNREIAEIILTEAGFVVESAPDGTDAVAMVRDAEENYYDVVLMDVQMPIMNGYEATRTIRNMPRKDVKDLPIIAMTANALEEDKEAALKNGMNAHIAKPLDMDIFIDMLKKFLG; this is encoded by the coding sequence GTGAGAAGAAGAAAAAGATCGTTACAGGGAATGGCATATGTTTTTGTTCTGCTGGCGGCTGTTATTGTGCTTTTTCGGTGGTTTACCACACAGAACAGCAGGCGCATGATAGAGCGAAATAAGAATTATGCTGCAGATTCGGCCCGTATGACAGCAGACAAAGTAGATGAGAAGCTGAATAATGCCCGCAGTCTGATTACTGCCTATGCATATTTTCTGGAGGAAAGTCTGCAGGATCCGGTGGTATCTTCGGAAATGCTGAAGAAAATCGAGGACAATTCCAGCCACCTGTTTAATGCTCTGATTTATACGGATGCGGAAGGAAAGGACCATTCTTCGGACGGGCGGGTTGCAGATGTTACCGATCGTGATTTTTATCAGAACGGTATCCAGGGAAAAAGCGGAATGGATATTATATTTGATCCATACCTTTTTGGCGAACCTATGGCCTGCTTTTATGCACCGGTGTATTATTACGGTGAAATTATAGGCGTGCTCCGCGGAGCGTTTCTGGCGGAAGAAAATCTCAAAGAAATGCTTAAAACTACTTACTTTGGAGAGGAAGCCTGGGTTTATCTCTGTATGCCGGACGGAAGCGTGATTGCCAGTTCAGATGACCGGGAATATCAGGGAGATGTACTGGACATCCTGATGGAAGAAAATGTGATTGACCGGAAAGCGGCAGAGGATGCACGGAAGGTTTTTATGGAGAACGGGGAAGGAGCTTTTGTCTGTGATGACGAATGCAGAACAGATAATATCTGTGTGGTGTATCTTCCGGAAAGCGAATATGTTCTTGTACAGACCTTTCCCAAAACAGTAACGCAGGCTATGATAGACGATGAAAATCTGGTGGGAATCCAGCTGGAGACATGTCTGATTATCATGTTTGCTGTTTATATTGTAGCTCTGTTTTTCCGTTCAAGACGGGAACAGAAACTGCTGAAACAGGAAAATCAGGAAATGGGTTACATTATTCAGGGGATTAATACCCTGTTTCCGCGTTTTGTCATGGTGGATTTTGAAAAAGATACCTATTTCTATCTGGCAGGAAGCCGGCCGGAGGACAGCAATATGGCTTCCAGAGGCGCTTACAGGGATTTTTACGAATATCTGTATGCTGCGCTGACAGAAGAAAATGAACGTCAGGAATTTGCCGAATTTATGGACAGGGAATCCATGATTCAGGCCCTGATGAGGCATGAAGACCTGCGTTACGAATGCCAGGTGCTGAAAGATGGCCGGACAGAATGGGAGCATATCAATGTTGTGTGTCTGGAAAGAAAGGAAGGCCGGGCGGTCAGAGTACTGTTCAGTCGTCAGAATATTACTGAGGTAAAGGAAAAAGAACTGTTTATTCAGGCGGAAATGTCTCTTGCAAACCGGAAGGAAAGACAGTACCGGATTGCCATTACCTCCAACGCCCTCTGTACCTTTGATTTTAACCTGACCAGGGATCTGGTGGAGCATGATATCATCCGTACTATCAATGGAAACAGAATTTCCATGCTGAAAAAAGCGGGGCTGGAAGCTCCCTGCAAGGCTTCTGAGTGCTTTGCGTGCTGGAGAAAGTTCGTACTGCCGGAATCTCTGGAAAATTATGATACCATGACGAATCAGGAATATCTGAAAGAGCGCTTTGCCCGGGGAGAAGGGGAAGTGGATGTGGAATACTGGGAACAGGATCCCACCGGAGCGCAGATTTGCGTCCGCCAGTCTTTCCTTATGGTGCAGGATGATGATACGGGCGATATTATGGTCATGGTTGTGACAAAAGATATTACCGAGAGTGAGAAGAAGCAGAGAGAGCAGACGCAGGCATTGCAGGATGCCCTGATGCAGGCCCAACATGCCAACCGGGCAAAGACAACGTTTCTGTCCAATATGTCCCATGATATCCGTACGCCCATGAATGCCATTATCGGGTTTGCAACCATAGCGCTGAGCCATATCAACAGCAAAGAACAGGTCCATGACAGTCTGCAGAAAGTGCTTTCTTCCAGTAACCATCTGCTCAGTCTGATTAACGATATTCTGGATATGAGCAGAATTGAAAGCGGAAAAGTGCAGATTAAGGAACAGGAATGCAATATTTCCGAGATGATGCATAATCTGGTAAATATCATACAGCCCCAGGTAAAGGCCAAACAGCTTGATTTGTTTATTGATACCTTTGAGGTTGTAAATGAGGACGTCATTGCGGACTCCCTGAAAATGAACCAGGTATTTATCAATCTGCTGAGCAATGCGGTGAAATACACACCGGCAGGAGGCAGCATTTCTTTCCGGATTACCCAGAAAAGCACCTTCCGCCATGGATACGGCGATTATATTTTCACCATTAAGGATAATGGAATCGGTATGGCGCCGGAATTTGTGGAACATATTTTTGAACCTTTCGAGCGGGAGGTAAGCGCTACACAGTCAGGCATTCAGGGGACAGGCCTTGGTATGGCGATTACCAAAAATATCGTGGAAATGATGAACGGTACTATCCATGTGGAGAGTGAAGTGGGGCATGGAAGCACCTTTACCGTAGAGTTTACCCTGAAACTGCAGGATGTGGAAAAAGATGCGGAACGCATTAAGGATTTGGAAGGACTGCGGGCGCTGGTGGTGGATGACGATATCAATACCTGCGACAGCGTAAGTAAAATGCTGAAGGAAATCGGTATGCGGGCGGAATGGACCACCTCCGGCAGAGAGGCTATTTACCGTGCCGGAAGTGCCAGTGAGGAAGGAGATGCTTATCATACCTATATCATTGACTGGCAGATGCCGGAAACCAGCGGACTGGAAACAGCCAGGAGAATCCGAAGCGTGGTGGGAGATGACGTGCCTATCATTATTCTGACTGCTTATGACTGGACCGATATCGAAGAAGAAGCCATAAAGGCAGGCGTGACAGCCTTCTGTGCGAAACCTCTCTTTATGTCTGATTTGAAATCTGCCCTTCTGTCTGCCAACAGCCTGAATGAGAAGGAAGAAGAAGTTGCGGCCTGGACTCTGGCTGATTTCAGCGGAAAGCGGGTTCTGCTGGTAGATGATATTGAACTGAACCGGGAAATTGCGGAAATCATACTGACAGAGGCAGGCTTTGTTGTGGAGTCGGCACCGGACGGAACGGACGCGGTGGCTATGGTAAGAGATGCGGAGGAAAATTATTATGATGTGGTTCTGATGGACGTCCAGATGCCCATTATGAACGGATATGAGGCCACCAGGACGATTCGGAATATGCCCAGAAAAGATGTAAAAGATCTGCCCATTATTGCCATGACAGCCAATGCTCTGGAGGAAGATAAAGAAGCGGCCTTAAAGAATGGAATGAATGCCCATATTGCAAAACCGCTGGATATGGATATATTCATTGATATGCTGAAAAAGTTCCTTGGGTAA
- a CDS encoding HD domain-containing phosphohydrolase has product MERNTLLIVDDVDINREMLKFIFEEQFEILEAEDGDGAIELLEEKGDQIVLMFLDVIMPGKSGLDVLEYMVEKHYMEYIPVIIITGEASVDTELKAYEYGASDIVYKPFTPKVVMRRTMNIIELFSHRIDIEKKLEKRTRQLRESREKLKKNNDFLVNALSSVVEFRSLESGEHIQRVKYYTEVLLKYLVKYYTEYELSEEDVELIISASALHDLGKIAIPDSILLKPGKLTKEEFEEIKKHTIYGCELLENFKQEEDAFYRYCYEICRYHHERYDGKGYPDGLSGDDIPIWAQVVSIADVYDALVSKRVYKAPYEVNEAARMIVDGECGTFSPTILDCFGLAKEEFFHATETKLSFADVEN; this is encoded by the coding sequence ATGGAAAGGAACACTTTATTAATTGTTGATGATGTAGACATAAACCGTGAGATGCTGAAGTTTATTTTCGAAGAGCAGTTTGAGATTCTGGAAGCGGAGGATGGCGACGGAGCCATAGAACTGCTGGAGGAAAAGGGAGATCAGATTGTACTGATGTTTCTGGATGTTATCATGCCGGGCAAGTCAGGTCTGGATGTGCTGGAATATATGGTGGAGAAGCATTATATGGAATATATTCCGGTTATTATTATTACAGGAGAAGCATCTGTGGATACGGAGTTAAAGGCATACGAATACGGTGCCTCTGATATAGTATACAAGCCTTTTACGCCTAAGGTTGTTATGCGGCGTACCATGAATATTATTGAGTTGTTTTCCCACAGGATTGATATTGAGAAGAAGCTGGAGAAGCGTACCCGGCAGCTTCGGGAGAGCAGGGAGAAGCTGAAGAAGAATAATGATTTTCTGGTGAATGCCCTGAGTTCCGTGGTGGAATTCCGAAGCCTGGAATCCGGAGAACACATTCAGCGTGTAAAATATTATACGGAAGTACTGCTGAAATATCTTGTGAAATATTATACGGAGTATGAACTCTCGGAAGAGGACGTGGAGCTGATTATCAGCGCCTCCGCACTGCATGATCTGGGCAAAATTGCCATTCCGGACAGTATACTGCTGAAGCCTGGCAAACTGACAAAAGAAGAATTTGAAGAGATTAAGAAGCATACCATATACGGCTGTGAGCTGCTGGAGAATTTCAAACAGGAAGAAGATGCTTTCTATCGTTACTGTTATGAAATCTGCCGGTATCATCATGAGCGGTACGATGGAAAGGGATACCCGGACGGTCTGTCAGGAGATGATATTCCCATCTGGGCCCAGGTGGTTTCCATTGCAGATGTGTATGATGCACTGGTCAGCAAGCGTGTATACAAAGCGCCATATGAAGTAAATGAAGCGGCGCGCATGATTGTAGATGGAGAGTGCGGTACGTTTTCACCTACGATTCTGGACTGCTTTGGACTGGCAAAAGAAGAATTTTTTCATGCAACGGAGACGAAATTATCCTTTGCAGATGTGGAGAATTAG
- the cbiB gene encoding adenosylcobinamide-phosphate synthase CbiB, translating into MKMNLYICTTAALFLGILLDFIVGDPPGWYHPVQAIGGMITRTERWLRNLFPKTPKGERTSGVVLVFLVTGCSTLIPLGLLLACYHVHVLLGTGVEAVLCGSLLAAKSLRQESGKVQEALETEGVEAGRKAVSMIVGRDTEHLSEEGVVRAAVETVAENTSDGVIAPMFYMALFGGAGGFFYKSINTMDSMVGYKNDRYRYFGTGAAVLDDVVNFIPARISALFMILACPFCGMDMRGAFRIFRRDRFCHASHNSAQTEAVMAGALQVQLAGDAWYFGRKHEKPSIGDDIRPVEPEDIRRSGRLMYVTAVLCAVFLLSIKGFFLMAIFL; encoded by the coding sequence ATGAAAATGAATCTGTATATCTGTACTACTGCCGCGCTGTTTCTGGGAATTCTGCTGGATTTTATTGTGGGGGACCCTCCGGGATGGTATCACCCGGTACAGGCCATAGGGGGAATGATTACCAGAACGGAACGGTGGCTGCGGAACCTGTTTCCCAAAACGCCCAAAGGGGAACGGACATCCGGAGTGGTTCTGGTATTTCTGGTGACAGGATGTTCCACCCTGATTCCCCTGGGATTGCTGCTGGCCTGCTATCATGTTCATGTTCTGCTGGGGACGGGCGTGGAGGCAGTCTTATGCGGTTCCCTTCTGGCAGCCAAATCATTAAGGCAGGAGAGCGGTAAGGTACAGGAAGCACTGGAAACAGAAGGTGTGGAGGCCGGCCGGAAAGCAGTTTCCATGATAGTGGGCAGGGATACGGAACATCTCAGTGAGGAAGGCGTGGTCCGGGCGGCTGTGGAAACAGTGGCGGAAAATACGTCGGACGGGGTAATTGCACCTATGTTTTATATGGCGCTGTTTGGCGGTGCGGGAGGTTTTTTCTATAAATCCATCAATACCATGGATTCCATGGTGGGTTATAAAAATGACAGATACCGCTATTTCGGTACGGGAGCGGCAGTTCTGGATGATGTGGTTAATTTTATTCCTGCCAGAATCAGCGCTCTGTTTATGATACTGGCCTGTCCTTTCTGCGGAATGGATATGCGGGGGGCTTTCCGGATTTTTCGACGGGACCGGTTTTGCCATGCAAGCCATAATTCCGCCCAGACAGAGGCCGTAATGGCGGGAGCTCTGCAGGTGCAGCTTGCAGGAGATGCCTGGTATTTTGGCAGAAAGCATGAAAAACCATCCATTGGGGATGATATCCGCCCGGTGGAGCCGGAGGACATCAGAAGAAGCGGGCGTCTGATGTATGTTACTGCGGTTTTATGTGCGGTGTTTCTGCTGAGTATAAAGGGATTTTTTCTTATGGCAATTTTTTTATGA
- a CDS encoding (p)ppGpp synthetase, with product MTNEEYYAFIRPYADASEVLLARLNVLKHNLYSESSGQPIHNIQNRIKEKDSMEEKLRKKEKEPTVMNAKDYLQDIAGVRVICYFVEDIYNLVDALKRQVDLIVIRECDYISEPKPNGYRSYHIIVGIPVYCLDGMEYFPVEIQFRTMSMDFWASMEHRILYKMERDDREKLAAELKEYAEHLVRIESRFEQYSDGHTVLLEQ from the coding sequence ATGACGAACGAGGAATATTATGCGTTTATCCGGCCTTATGCGGACGCCAGTGAGGTGCTGCTGGCCCGGTTAAACGTTTTAAAGCATAATCTGTACAGTGAATCTTCCGGCCAGCCCATCCATAATATCCAGAACCGTATTAAGGAAAAGGATAGTATGGAGGAAAAACTCAGGAAAAAAGAAAAGGAACCTACCGTGATGAACGCCAAGGATTATCTGCAGGATATTGCGGGCGTCCGTGTCATCTGCTATTTTGTGGAGGATATTTACAATCTTGTGGATGCACTGAAGCGGCAGGTGGATTTAATTGTAATCCGGGAATGTGATTACATTTCTGAACCAAAACCCAATGGATACCGAAGTTACCATATTATTGTGGGTATTCCGGTGTACTGTCTGGACGGAATGGAATATTTTCCGGTGGAAATACAGTTCCGCACCATGTCCATGGATTTCTGGGCCAGTATGGAACATCGGATACTCTATAAAATGGAGCGGGACGACCGGGAGAAACTGGCGGCAGAGCTGAAAGAATATGCAGAACATCTGGTGAGAATTGAAAGCAGGTTTGAGCAGTACAGCGACGGGCATACGGTTTTGCTGGAACAATGA
- a CDS encoding cation:dicarboxylase symporter family transporter, translating to MSPFSFLAVFLKKVFPVFLIGLTTASSSAAFLENRKVCEEKLGIDKKIVNIGVPLGQVVFMPGFSILYFVMGICMAEIYGVKISPVWLITALIIVVVLAVATPPIPGGALACYTILLLQLEIPAQAIYSSRFVLSGGRVDRTGGGP from the coding sequence TTGTCCCCGTTTTCATTTTTGGCAGTCTTCCTGAAAAAAGTTTTTCCGGTTTTTCTGATCGGTCTGACAACAGCTTCTTCTTCTGCCGCATTTTTGGAAAACAGGAAAGTGTGCGAGGAAAAGCTGGGGATTGATAAAAAAATTGTAAATATCGGCGTTCCTCTTGGACAGGTGGTATTCATGCCGGGGTTTTCTATTTTATATTTTGTAATGGGAATTTGCATGGCGGAGATTTATGGTGTGAAGATATCCCCGGTATGGCTGATTACAGCGCTGATCATTGTGGTAGTACTGGCTGTGGCTACACCGCCCATTCCCGGAGGCGCTCTTGCCTGCTATACGATTCTGCTTTTACAGCTTGAAATCCCTGCCCAGGCCATTTACAGCAGTAGATTTGTTTTGTCTGGAGGCAGAGTTGACAGAACTGGCGGGGGACCTTGA
- a CDS encoding transposase gives MESADSIRFLYRHFLSKLTDKSLNAFYYACSYAKVDYSRFMNATASMALKLIPKSLETQPVFLCMDDTIVPKYGKKFEDVSKLFDHSAHNGSGYLNGHCFVSVMLCVPMWDKGKIVYQAFPLSYRMWQKEESKLKLAASMVRQAMPELQEKANVIILCDSWYTKGDLVSVVDEYPNLGLIGNARYDSVLYDLAPQPTGKRGRPAKHGKRLSAEKDFTLSDEKIGGYYIGMRRVLTNIFGTREVFAYVTATEKEGGSRRLFFSTVFPTQLQIFCAWQEKTPLNQTGSAWMDYIPLFLYSFRWKIEVSYYEQKTFWSLCSYMVRSRKGIEMLVNLINIAYCAMKLLPYQDEAFSKYRRESAQDFRFVLSERIRQEVFFATFVKKSESIIKSSALMRALKYLVQQKERYL, from the coding sequence CTGGAGTCAGCGGATTCCATCCGTTTCCTTTACAGACATTTCCTGTCAAAGCTAACAGATAAATCCCTGAATGCCTTTTACTATGCCTGCTCCTATGCCAAAGTGGATTATTCCAGGTTTATGAATGCAACAGCATCTATGGCATTGAAACTAATCCCGAAATCCTTAGAGACGCAGCCCGTTTTTTTATGCATGGATGATACCATTGTTCCCAAATATGGAAAGAAATTTGAGGATGTCTCAAAACTCTTTGACCATTCCGCGCACAACGGCAGCGGCTACCTGAATGGGCACTGCTTTGTAAGTGTCATGCTCTGTGTGCCAATGTGGGATAAAGGCAAGATTGTTTACCAGGCGTTTCCGCTTTCCTACCGTATGTGGCAGAAAGAAGAGTCAAAATTAAAGCTGGCTGCTTCCATGGTACGCCAGGCCATGCCTGAATTACAGGAAAAGGCGAATGTCATTATCCTATGCGACAGCTGGTATACAAAAGGGGATCTGGTTTCTGTCGTGGATGAATACCCAAACCTTGGCCTAATCGGAAATGCAAGGTATGACTCTGTCCTTTATGACCTTGCCCCGCAGCCGACCGGAAAAAGGGGCAGGCCTGCAAAACATGGGAAACGTCTTTCGGCGGAAAAAGATTTTACACTTTCGGATGAAAAAATAGGCGGTTATTATATTGGGATGCGCCGTGTCCTTACAAATATTTTCGGCACAAGGGAAGTTTTTGCCTATGTGACAGCCACAGAGAAGGAAGGCGGTTCCAGGCGCCTGTTCTTCAGTACGGTTTTCCCCACACAGCTGCAGATTTTTTGTGCATGGCAGGAAAAGACCCCCCTGAACCAGACGGGGAGTGCATGGATGGATTACATCCCCTTGTTCCTGTACTCATTCAGATGGAAGATAGAAGTCAGCTATTACGAACAGAAAACCTTCTGGTCACTATGCAGCTATATGGTGCGCAGCCGGAAAGGGATTGAAATGCTGGTTAATCTGATCAACATAGCTTATTGTGCGATGAAACTGCTGCCATATCAGGATGAAGCATTTTCAAAGTACCGTAGGGAAAGCGCACAGGATTTCAGGTTTGTGCTCAGCGAGCGGATCAGGCAGGAGGTATTTTTTGCCACTTTCGTGAAAAAGAGCGAAAGTATAATAAAATCATCTGCCCTTATGAGAGCCTTAAAATACCTTGTTCAGCAAAAGGAGCGCTATTTATAA
- a CDS encoding cyclic nucleotide-binding domain-containing protein: MENASMLEFHADDIILKEGETYEEMYKIISGSVAVYIRYGEKEEHLIGIYSRSRCFGETNVFSSQPGIYTVVAYEDVLLMRITKDSLEEFIRRNPGNAIDIMQNMVQTNMLMQKNIDLLLDDIYEKQDINKRRTEEMKDKIRQYRMNGFNLLGV, from the coding sequence ATGGAAAATGCATCAATGTTGGAATTTCATGCGGACGATATTATTTTGAAAGAAGGCGAAACTTATGAGGAAATGTACAAAATTATATCCGGTTCTGTAGCAGTTTATATCCGGTATGGGGAAAAGGAGGAACACCTGATTGGGATTTATTCCAGGTCCAGGTGTTTCGGCGAAACCAATGTGTTTTCCAGCCAGCCAGGTATTTATACGGTGGTTGCCTATGAGGATGTGCTTCTGATGCGCATTACAAAGGATTCTCTGGAAGAATTTATCAGAAGAAATCCCGGAAATGCAATTGATATCATGCAGAATATGGTACAGACCAATATGCTGATGCAGAAAAATATCGATCTGCTGCTGGACGATATTTATGAAAAGCAGGATATCAATAAGAGAAGAACAGAAGAGATGAAAGACAAGATCAGACAGTACCGCATGAACGGATTTAATCTTTTAGGAGTTTAA